A window of the Nibribacter ruber genome harbors these coding sequences:
- a CDS encoding spheroidene monooxygenase, which translates to MSSSAPFSPAHTTLSLFGVKPGHWRWGLAQMGTSQPALRKVKGLNFFKLLGSGQGRGFSLKPNWYRYGLMATWASPAAAQDFWEGHPLLKDYKEHTFEQYHLDLKPLQAHGLWSGRNPFTTETIASPENAPIAVLTRASIRLTKAIDFWKHVPQASASLDDAQGLLASIGLGEAPLVRQATFSLWQNESDMKAYAYRTASHRDVITRTRTRGWYSEEMFARFSPIKSQGTWNGVDPLSGLL; encoded by the coding sequence TTGTCATCCTCCGCCCCTTTTTCTCCAGCGCATACCACTTTATCTCTCTTCGGCGTAAAACCCGGTCATTGGCGGTGGGGCTTGGCGCAGATGGGCACCTCACAGCCTGCTTTAAGAAAAGTGAAAGGCCTTAACTTCTTTAAACTTCTGGGGAGTGGCCAAGGCCGAGGCTTCAGCCTGAAACCGAACTGGTACCGCTACGGTCTCATGGCCACTTGGGCCTCTCCTGCCGCCGCTCAGGATTTCTGGGAAGGCCACCCTTTATTGAAGGATTACAAAGAACACACGTTTGAACAGTATCATCTGGACTTAAAACCCTTGCAGGCCCATGGCCTCTGGAGCGGACGAAATCCTTTCACCACAGAAACCATTGCCTCGCCAGAGAATGCCCCCATTGCTGTTTTAACCCGCGCCTCCATCCGGCTCACCAAAGCCATAGATTTCTGGAAACATGTGCCCCAGGCCAGCGCTAGTTTAGACGATGCACAAGGCTTACTGGCTTCCATTGGCCTAGGCGAAGCACCTTTGGTTAGGCAAGCCACGTTCAGCTTATGGCAAAATGAATCAGACATGAAAGCCTACGCCTACAGAACAGCTTCGCATAGAGACGTCATCACCAGAACCAGAACCCGAGGCTGGTATTCTGAAGAAATGTTCGCCCGCTTCTCTCCCATCAAAAGCCAAGGCACCTGGAACGGCGTGGACCCTTTGTCGGGATTGCTTTAG
- a CDS encoding pyridoxamine 5'-phosphate oxidase family protein — MENQSNNQQKDIKTLLDKIKAIDVAMLSTVEPDGTIRSRPMRHMKADENATIWFLTGYASGKTHEIKNESHVNLSYADPNNNLYVSISGHATVNRDQHKIDELWNPAMKAWFPEGKEDPNIGVLKITIDQAEYWDSPNSAVVHLYGMAKAIITGEPAHPGENKKINL; from the coding sequence ATGGAAAACCAATCAAATAATCAGCAGAAAGACATTAAAACCCTGTTAGACAAAATAAAGGCCATTGACGTGGCCATGCTCAGCACCGTGGAGCCCGACGGCACCATCCGGTCGCGGCCCATGCGCCACATGAAGGCAGATGAAAATGCTACCATCTGGTTCTTAACCGGCTACGCCTCTGGCAAAACGCATGAGATTAAAAACGAAAGCCACGTGAACCTGAGCTACGCTGACCCAAACAACAACCTGTATGTGTCCATCTCGGGCCACGCCACCGTGAACCGCGACCAGCACAAGATTGACGAGCTTTGGAACCCTGCCATGAAAGCCTGGTTCCCCGAAGGCAAGGAAGACCCGAACATTGGCGTCCTGAAAATCACCATTGACCAGGCGGAGTACTGGGATTCACCGAACAGCGCCGTGGTGCATTTGTACGGCATGGCAAAAGCGATAATAACCGGAGAGCCCGCCCACCCCGGCGAAAACAAAAAGATTAATTTGTAG
- the ispG gene encoding (E)-4-hydroxy-3-methylbut-2-enyl-diphosphate synthase: protein MNTTASPLGGIYCPSLTDYTRRLTREVRIGDLAMGGNNPIRVQSMTTVDTMDTLGSVEQVIRMVEAGCEYVRITAPSVTEAENLGVIKQELRARGYSVPLIADIHFTPNAAELAARLVEKVRVNPGNYADKKKFQVIEYTDDTYQAELDRIRSRFTPLVNICKEYGTAMRIGTNHGSLSDRILSRYGDTPLGMVESALEFLRICEDLNYYDVVLSMKASNTQVMVQAYRLLVQKLEEEGLQPYPLHLGVTEAGEGEDGRVKSAVGIGTLLEDGLGDTVRVSLTEAPELEAPVAKMLIDRYATRASHTPIKPVCQVPYNPFQYHRRETREVLNMGGHNVPRVIADLSRLEEITYEDLRPVGHLYSASLDKFHMTDQGADYVYTGSAPISFMLPNGLKEIVDYTAWLEAEQREDRFPLYTATQFETADTWHPQLNVVQVSLGQLTQDFIDALHNRPDVVLLLETENEAAMPEQRKAFIRLMNQEQPVPVIIKRSYEDLTDEQVQLYAATDIGGLLIDGMGDGVMLSTQDLSYRSKEEWGYTLDGLNKLAFGILQAARTRMSKTEYISCPSCGRTLFDLQETTAMIRKRTDHLKGVKIGIMGCIVNGPGEMADADYGYVGVGKGKIALYRGQQVIKKSVPEERAVDELIELIREDGNWIEPLETAAH, encoded by the coding sequence ATGAACACAACTGCATCTCCTTTAGGGGGCATCTACTGCCCAAGCTTAACAGATTATACCCGCCGTCTTACCCGCGAGGTGCGTATTGGGGACCTGGCCATGGGCGGGAACAATCCTATTCGCGTGCAGAGCATGACCACGGTAGACACCATGGACACGCTGGGTTCTGTAGAGCAGGTGATTAGAATGGTAGAAGCCGGTTGTGAGTATGTGCGCATAACTGCCCCAAGTGTGACAGAAGCCGAGAACCTGGGCGTCATCAAGCAAGAACTGAGAGCCCGGGGATATTCGGTTCCGTTGATCGCAGACATCCATTTCACGCCCAATGCGGCAGAATTGGCCGCGCGGTTGGTGGAAAAGGTGCGCGTGAACCCCGGTAATTACGCCGATAAAAAGAAATTCCAGGTTATAGAGTACACAGACGACACTTACCAGGCAGAATTGGACCGCATCCGCAGTAGATTCACACCTTTGGTGAACATCTGCAAGGAGTATGGCACGGCCATGCGCATTGGCACCAACCACGGTTCTTTGTCTGACCGCATCCTGAGCCGCTATGGAGATACGCCCCTGGGTATGGTGGAGAGCGCCTTGGAGTTTTTACGCATCTGTGAAGACCTGAACTATTATGACGTGGTGCTGTCCATGAAAGCCAGTAATACGCAGGTCATGGTGCAGGCCTACCGTTTGTTGGTGCAGAAACTGGAAGAGGAAGGTTTACAGCCCTATCCTTTGCACTTGGGCGTAACCGAGGCCGGTGAAGGTGAAGACGGAAGAGTAAAGTCTGCCGTGGGCATTGGCACGCTGCTAGAAGATGGCTTAGGGGACACCGTTCGGGTTTCCTTGACCGAGGCCCCTGAGTTGGAAGCCCCCGTGGCCAAGATGCTCATTGACCGCTATGCCACTCGCGCCAGTCATACGCCCATCAAACCTGTGTGCCAAGTACCCTACAACCCTTTCCAGTACCACCGCCGTGAAACCCGGGAGGTGCTGAACATGGGTGGGCACAACGTACCCAGAGTAATTGCTGATCTTAGCCGTCTGGAAGAAATTACCTACGAAGATTTAAGACCTGTTGGTCACCTCTATTCAGCCTCGTTGGATAAATTCCACATGACAGACCAGGGCGCCGACTACGTGTACACAGGCAGTGCGCCCATTTCTTTCATGTTGCCCAATGGCTTAAAGGAAATAGTAGACTACACGGCCTGGTTGGAGGCTGAACAAAGAGAAGACCGGTTCCCCTTGTACACGGCCACCCAATTTGAAACCGCAGATACCTGGCACCCGCAATTAAACGTGGTGCAAGTATCGCTTGGCCAGCTGACGCAAGACTTCATTGATGCGCTTCACAACCGGCCAGATGTAGTACTGCTCTTGGAAACCGAGAACGAGGCAGCCATGCCCGAGCAGCGCAAGGCCTTTATTCGGCTCATGAATCAAGAGCAACCTGTGCCAGTCATCATTAAACGCTCCTATGAAGACCTCACCGATGAGCAAGTTCAGCTGTATGCGGCCACTGACATTGGGGGGCTATTAATTGACGGCATGGGAGATGGTGTCATGCTCAGCACCCAAGACCTTAGCTACCGCAGCAAAGAGGAGTGGGGCTATACCCTGGACGGGTTAAACAAACTTGCCTTCGGGATTTTGCAGGCCGCCCGTACGCGCATGAGCAAGACAGAATATATCAGCTGTCCTAGCTGTGGCCGTACCTTGTTTGACCTGCAGGAAACCACCGCTATGATCAGAAAGCGCACTGACCATTTGAAAGGCGTAAAGATTGGCATCATGGGTTGCATTGTGAATGGCCCCGGTGAAATGGCCGATGCCGATTATGGCTATGTTGGCGTGGGCAAAGGAAAGATTGCGTTGTACCGTGGGCAGCAGGTGATTAAGAAATCCGTACCGGAGGAGCGAGCCGTAGATGAGTTGATCGAGTTGATCAGAGAAGACGGTAACTGGATTGAGCCTCTGGAAACAGCTGCGCATTAG
- a CDS encoding DUF2167 domain-containing protein: MRKLYPLLVLLFCLPLCASAEVDSLKVWRDSVNASYTYQTGVITLQNGLAKISVPKGYKYLDGKQSEDVLTNLWGNPPGHMSLGMLFPENSGPATATTWAIDISYDEEGHIKDDDAKDINYDDLLKEMQEQTIEENKVRAENNYEPIELVGWAVPPFYDEATHKLHWAKELKFGDATLNTLNYNIRILGRNGYLTLNAIGDMDMVAGIQKDIPGILASVEFIEGSRYADFNPDLDDVAAYGIGGLIAGKVLAKAGFFALLLKFWKVIMVAIVALFTGIKKFFGGRSSSQEVITEAVVEEEEEKEELAAK, encoded by the coding sequence ATGAGAAAACTCTACCCACTATTAGTGCTTTTGTTTTGCCTGCCCCTGTGCGCGTCGGCAGAAGTTGATTCCCTTAAAGTCTGGCGTGACAGCGTTAATGCTTCCTACACCTACCAAACTGGGGTGATTACGCTCCAAAACGGCCTTGCTAAAATCTCGGTGCCCAAAGGATATAAATACCTTGACGGCAAGCAGAGTGAAGACGTCTTGACCAACCTATGGGGAAACCCTCCGGGTCACATGTCCTTAGGCATGCTGTTCCCAGAAAATTCTGGTCCGGCTACGGCCACTACGTGGGCCATTGACATTTCTTATGACGAAGAAGGCCACATCAAGGATGACGATGCCAAAGACATCAATTATGATGACCTCCTTAAGGAAATGCAGGAACAAACCATTGAGGAAAATAAAGTCCGCGCAGAAAACAACTATGAGCCAATTGAATTGGTTGGCTGGGCAGTACCGCCCTTCTATGACGAAGCTACGCACAAGCTGCATTGGGCCAAGGAATTGAAATTTGGTGATGCAACGCTTAATACTCTCAACTACAACATCAGGATTTTGGGTCGCAATGGCTATCTTACCTTGAATGCCATCGGCGACATGGACATGGTAGCCGGCATCCAAAAGGACATCCCTGGCATTCTGGCAAGTGTGGAATTCATTGAAGGCAGCCGCTATGCTGATTTCAACCCAGATCTTGATGATGTGGCGGCCTACGGCATTGGTGGCTTGATTGCAGGCAAGGTGTTGGCCAAAGCAGGCTTCTTCGCGTTGCTGTTAAAATTCTGGAAAGTAATCATGGTGGCTATTGTGGCCCTGTTCACCGGTATCAAAAAGTTCTTTGGTGGCCGTAGCTCCTCCCAGGAAGTAATCACCGAGGCGGTGGTAGAAGAAGAGGAAGAAAAAGAAGAGTTGGCCGCTAAGTAA
- a CDS encoding MmcQ/YjbR family DNA-binding protein has product MNIEEFRDYCLSKPQVEETLPFGEDTLVYKVAGKMFAMCSLNNYAEGVNLKCDPERAAELRDQYPAIQPGYHMNKKHWNTILAEAFLPMGLLPELIDHSYELVVKGLPKKAREELGL; this is encoded by the coding sequence ATGAACATAGAGGAATTCAGAGACTACTGCCTAAGCAAACCACAGGTAGAGGAAACACTGCCCTTCGGCGAAGACACATTGGTCTACAAAGTGGCTGGAAAGATGTTTGCCATGTGCAGTTTGAACAACTACGCAGAAGGCGTCAACCTGAAATGTGATCCTGAACGCGCCGCTGAACTTAGGGATCAATACCCAGCTATTCAACCCGGCTACCACATGAACAAAAAGCACTGGAACACTATACTGGCAGAGGCTTTCTTGCCCATGGGGCTGTTACCAGAATTGATTGACCACTCATATGAGTTGGTGGTAAAGGGCTTGCCTAAAAAGGCGAGAGAAGAACTTGGGCTTTAA
- the leuS gene encoding leucine--tRNA ligase codes for MSAEYDYKTIEQKWQRFWSENKTFKTEIDTSKPKFYSLDMFPYPSGAGLHVGHPLGYIASDIVSRYKRLKGFNVLHPMGFDSFGLPAEQYAIQTGQHPAVTTKQNIERYIEQLNNLGFSFDWDREVRTSDPSYYKWTQWIFMQLFNSWYNNDTDKAEPIETLVAVLEKQGNIHVNAACDEDTPLVTADAWARLNVKEQQDLLLKYRLTFLSEAVVNWCPQLGTVLANDEVKEGVSERGGYPVERKLMKQWMMRITAYAERLLQGLDTIDWPEPVKEMQRNWIGKSVGAELRFQVAGHEHKHITVFTTRIDTIFGASFVVLAPEHEFVSEITSPEQRAEVEEYVAWAKNRSERDRMSDVKSVTGTFTGAYAINPISGEKIPVWIADYVLAGYGTGAVMAVPGHDTRDYAFAKKFNLPIPEVVAGGDLSKEAFAAKEGKIIDSDFLNGLEVKDAIKAGIQRAEELGVGKARINYRMRDAVFGRQRYWGEPVPVYYKDGIPALLEENELPLVLPEVDAYLPTETGEPPLGRAQDWKYRGEFEYELSTMPGWAGSSWYWYRYMDAQNDTAFASKEAIDYWQNVDLYIGGSEHATGHLLYSRFWNKFLFDLGLVNQEEPFKKLINQGMIQGRSNFVYRIKDTNTFVSYGLKDQHDVTALHVDVNIVENDVLDLDRFKAWRPDFAEAEFILEDGKYNVGVEIEKMSKRWYNVVNPDDLVEKYGADTLRMYEMFLGPLEQFKPWNTNGMDGVYKFLRRFWKLFTDEQGNWAVTEEEANPAELKALHKTLKKVEEDIERFSFGTSVSQFMICVNELTTLKTKKRAILEPLTIALAPYAPHITEELWSRLGHNQSITYATFPEWKEEYLTESTFDYPISVNGKVKSKITFDLKLSKEEVEKEVLASEQVQKMLEGKPVKKVIVVPGKIVNVVV; via the coding sequence ATGTCAGCAGAGTACGACTACAAAACCATTGAGCAGAAGTGGCAACGCTTCTGGAGTGAGAACAAGACCTTCAAGACGGAGATTGACACCAGCAAACCGAAGTTTTACTCTTTGGACATGTTCCCATATCCCTCGGGCGCTGGTTTGCACGTAGGTCACCCGCTGGGCTACATCGCCTCTGACATTGTGAGCCGCTACAAGCGCTTGAAAGGTTTTAACGTGTTGCATCCAATGGGCTTCGACTCTTTTGGTCTTCCTGCTGAGCAGTATGCCATCCAGACGGGGCAACACCCGGCGGTAACTACCAAGCAGAACATTGAGCGCTACATTGAGCAGTTGAACAACCTGGGCTTCTCCTTTGATTGGGACCGCGAAGTGCGCACCTCTGATCCTAGCTACTACAAATGGACGCAGTGGATTTTCATGCAGTTGTTTAATAGCTGGTACAACAATGACACCGACAAAGCCGAGCCGATTGAAACGCTTGTTGCTGTATTAGAAAAGCAGGGCAACATTCATGTGAATGCCGCCTGTGATGAAGACACGCCGCTTGTGACCGCTGATGCCTGGGCCAGGTTGAATGTGAAAGAACAGCAAGACCTGTTGTTAAAATACAGACTGACTTTCTTGTCCGAAGCTGTCGTGAACTGGTGCCCTCAGTTAGGAACCGTTTTGGCCAATGACGAGGTGAAAGAAGGCGTATCTGAGCGCGGCGGCTACCCAGTGGAGCGCAAGCTCATGAAGCAATGGATGATGCGCATCACGGCTTACGCTGAGCGTCTATTGCAAGGCCTAGACACCATTGACTGGCCAGAGCCGGTAAAGGAGATGCAACGCAACTGGATTGGCAAGTCAGTGGGCGCCGAACTGCGCTTTCAAGTAGCCGGCCATGAGCACAAGCACATTACCGTGTTCACAACCCGCATTGACACCATCTTCGGAGCAAGCTTTGTGGTTTTGGCGCCTGAGCATGAATTTGTATCTGAAATTACCTCTCCTGAGCAACGCGCCGAGGTAGAAGAGTACGTAGCCTGGGCCAAGAACCGCTCTGAGCGCGACCGCATGTCTGACGTTAAATCTGTGACGGGTACATTCACCGGAGCCTATGCCATCAACCCTATCTCTGGAGAGAAAATCCCGGTTTGGATTGCGGATTACGTTTTGGCGGGTTATGGAACAGGTGCCGTAATGGCCGTACCAGGTCATGATACCCGTGACTATGCCTTCGCGAAGAAATTTAATTTGCCTATTCCGGAAGTTGTGGCTGGTGGTGACCTGAGCAAAGAAGCCTTCGCAGCCAAAGAAGGGAAAATCATCGACTCAGATTTCCTGAACGGCCTGGAAGTGAAAGACGCCATCAAAGCCGGTATTCAGCGCGCCGAGGAATTGGGCGTGGGCAAAGCCCGCATCAATTACCGCATGCGCGATGCAGTGTTTGGCCGTCAGCGGTATTGGGGTGAGCCCGTACCGGTATATTACAAAGACGGAATCCCTGCCCTGTTAGAAGAAAACGAACTGCCGCTGGTCTTACCAGAAGTGGACGCTTACTTGCCCACTGAGACGGGTGAGCCGCCATTGGGCCGTGCACAAGACTGGAAATACCGTGGTGAGTTTGAGTATGAGTTGAGCACCATGCCAGGTTGGGCAGGTTCCAGCTGGTATTGGTACCGCTACATGGACGCTCAAAATGATACTGCCTTTGCGAGTAAAGAAGCTATTGATTACTGGCAGAACGTGGACTTATATATTGGTGGTTCGGAGCACGCTACGGGTCACCTACTCTACTCCCGCTTCTGGAACAAGTTCCTGTTTGACCTGGGCTTGGTAAACCAGGAAGAACCGTTCAAGAAGCTCATCAACCAAGGCATGATTCAGGGAAGGTCCAACTTTGTGTACCGCATCAAAGACACCAACACCTTTGTGTCTTACGGTTTGAAAGACCAGCATGACGTAACTGCCCTGCACGTAGACGTGAACATAGTAGAGAATGATGTCTTGGATTTGGACAGGTTTAAAGCCTGGCGTCCTGACTTTGCTGAGGCCGAGTTCATCTTGGAGGACGGCAAATACAACGTGGGCGTCGAAATTGAAAAGATGTCTAAACGCTGGTACAACGTAGTTAACCCAGATGACCTTGTAGAAAAATACGGTGCTGACACGCTACGTATGTATGAGATGTTCCTTGGGCCATTGGAGCAGTTCAAGCCATGGAATACTAACGGCATGGATGGCGTTTATAAATTCCTTCGTCGCTTCTGGAAACTGTTCACCGATGAGCAAGGTAATTGGGCTGTGACGGAAGAAGAAGCTAATCCAGCCGAGTTGAAAGCATTGCACAAGACACTCAAAAAGGTTGAGGAAGACATTGAGCGCTTCTCCTTCGGGACCAGCGTGAGCCAGTTCATGATTTGCGTGAACGAACTGACGACTTTGAAAACGAAGAAACGTGCTATTCTTGAGCCTTTAACCATTGCCCTGGCTCCTTACGCGCCGCACATCACCGAAGAACTTTGGAGCCGCCTGGGCCATAACCAGAGCATCACCTACGCCACCTTCCCAGAATGGAAAGAAGAGTACCTGACAGAAAGCACTTTTGACTATCCTATCTCCGTGAATGGTAAAGTTAAATCGAAGATTACCTTCGACTTGAAACTATCCAAAGAAGAGGTAGAAAAAGAAGTTTTGGCTTCTGAGCAAGTTCAGAAAATGCTGGAAGGCAAGCCTGTGAAAAAGGTGATTGTAGTGCCTGGCAAGATTGTAAACGTAGTGGTTTAG
- a CDS encoding glutamine synthetase III family protein has protein sequence MAILRFKALELVNQRKAVEVQLPAAKISDYYGTNVFGIDAMRSYLSGDYFKRLQYAIKTGSKVDRNLADAVAASMRTWAMSKGATHYTHWFQPLTGETAEKHDSFFDITSDGRALETFKGNALVQQEPDASSFPSGGIRNTFEARGYTAWDPTSPAFIIENGDTKTLCIPTIFVSYTGEALDFKAPLLKSLDLVERAALEVCQYFDKDVTRVTTTLGIEQEYFLVDRALFDARPDLVMTGRTVFGHAPAKGQQLEDHYFGAIPSRVHAFMVEFEAEAHKLGIPLRTRHNEVAPNQFECAPTFEEANLAVDHNQLLMDIMDRVAEKHHFKVLLHEKPYKGVNGSGKHNNWALSTDTGVNLLGPGRRPKENLQFLTFFITTIKAVHRYADLLRASIASASNDHRLGANEAPPAIMSVFIGKKLTEVLDELERTAKLPLDKGDNVYLKLGIDKIPEILLDNTDRNRTSPFAFTGNKFEFRAVGSSANCANAMTVLNAIVADQLMEFRNSVDALMEQGKKKEVAIIDVLREYVISSKAIRFEGNGYSKEWEEEAERRGLSNIRTTPQALDKWVDEQATTLFTKHGIFSEREIHARHDILLEDYLKRVQIESRVMGDLAVNHVIPTAVAYQTKLVQNIKGLREIGLEEDEYTKTTIDTIKAISRHLTTIKSNVDQMIERRKEINKIEDTRERSIKYCDQVTSFFDIIRRSVDKLELIVDDEQWPLVKYRELMFSH, from the coding sequence ATGGCCATTCTTCGCTTTAAAGCACTAGAATTAGTGAACCAACGGAAAGCTGTAGAGGTGCAGCTTCCGGCCGCTAAAATCTCTGATTACTACGGCACCAACGTGTTTGGCATTGATGCCATGCGTTCGTATCTGTCGGGTGACTATTTTAAGCGCCTGCAGTATGCCATTAAAACCGGCTCTAAGGTAGACCGCAACCTGGCTGACGCCGTGGCTGCCTCCATGCGCACCTGGGCCATGAGCAAAGGCGCTACCCACTATACACACTGGTTTCAGCCCTTGACCGGTGAGACCGCCGAGAAGCATGACTCTTTCTTTGACATCACCTCAGACGGCCGCGCCCTGGAAACCTTCAAGGGAAATGCCTTGGTACAGCAGGAGCCTGATGCTTCTTCATTCCCGAGCGGTGGTATCAGAAATACGTTTGAGGCCCGCGGGTACACGGCCTGGGATCCTACATCGCCGGCCTTCATCATTGAGAACGGGGATACCAAAACTTTGTGTATTCCTACCATCTTCGTGTCCTACACCGGTGAAGCCCTTGACTTTAAGGCGCCGCTTCTAAAAAGCCTGGACCTGGTAGAGCGCGCCGCCCTGGAGGTTTGCCAGTATTTTGACAAAGACGTTACCCGCGTAACCACCACCCTGGGCATTGAGCAGGAGTATTTCCTGGTGGACCGTGCATTATTTGATGCCCGGCCAGACCTGGTAATGACCGGCCGTACGGTATTTGGGCACGCTCCCGCTAAAGGACAGCAGCTGGAAGACCACTATTTTGGCGCCATCCCGTCCAGGGTCCATGCCTTCATGGTAGAGTTTGAGGCCGAAGCTCATAAGCTGGGAATTCCGTTGCGCACCCGCCACAACGAGGTGGCTCCCAACCAATTTGAGTGTGCGCCTACCTTTGAGGAAGCTAACCTGGCCGTTGACCATAACCAGCTGTTAATGGACATCATGGACCGCGTGGCTGAGAAGCATCACTTTAAGGTATTGTTGCATGAGAAACCTTACAAAGGCGTAAACGGCAGCGGTAAACACAATAACTGGGCCCTGAGCACCGATACTGGTGTGAACTTGTTAGGCCCGGGCCGCAGACCAAAAGAAAACCTGCAGTTCCTGACGTTCTTCATCACCACCATAAAAGCCGTTCATCGGTACGCTGACCTGTTGCGCGCCAGCATTGCCTCTGCCAGCAACGATCACCGTCTGGGAGCCAATGAGGCACCGCCGGCCATCATGTCTGTCTTCATTGGCAAGAAACTGACCGAAGTCCTGGATGAGCTAGAGCGTACCGCTAAACTTCCTTTGGACAAAGGCGACAACGTATACCTGAAACTGGGCATAGACAAGATCCCGGAAATTTTACTAGACAACACAGACCGTAACCGTACCTCGCCTTTTGCCTTTACCGGTAATAAGTTTGAGTTTAGAGCGGTAGGTTCTTCTGCCAACTGCGCCAACGCCATGACCGTGCTCAACGCCATTGTCGCCGACCAGTTGATGGAGTTCAGGAACAGCGTAGACGCCTTAATGGAGCAGGGCAAGAAGAAAGAAGTAGCCATTATTGATGTGCTGCGCGAGTATGTGATCTCTTCTAAAGCCATCCGGTTTGAAGGAAACGGCTATTCTAAGGAGTGGGAGGAAGAAGCGGAGCGTAGAGGCTTAAGCAACATCAGAACCACGCCGCAGGCTCTGGATAAATGGGTAGACGAACAAGCCACTACGCTGTTCACCAAGCACGGCATTTTTAGTGAGCGCGAGATCCATGCCCGCCATGACATCTTGCTAGAAGACTACCTGAAGCGCGTGCAGATTGAATCTAGGGTGATGGGAGACCTTGCCGTGAACCACGTCATTCCTACGGCGGTGGCTTATCAGACTAAACTGGTGCAGAACATCAAAGGTCTGAGGGAAATTGGTCTGGAAGAGGATGAATACACCAAGACAACCATTGATACCATTAAGGCAATTTCTAGGCATCTTACTACCATTAAGTCTAACGTAGACCAGATGATTGAGCGCCGCAAGGAAATCAACAAGATTGAAGACACCCGCGAGCGTTCCATCAAGTACTGTGACCAAGTGACTAGCTTTTTTGACATAATCAGACGTAGCGTAGACAAGTTGGAGCTGATTGTTGATGATGAGCAGTGGCCACTGGTGAAATACAGAGAATTGATGTTCTCTCACTAA
- a CDS encoding acyltransferase: MGKLPESLWLYSHGLESVFRSGLALFLLLSGALLIPRVENPFAFLKKRVLRIFPAFIIWSLLYAYLNQRLFNVSVLELAVNIWQGMEMHLWFVKVILVLYVVLAFTGKAITKSTYQNVLFCWLTGQTLLMVSLIDQETVWIIEARNYLAGFLLMLLGFMLTRTYLPAKKCKNLGMALTAAGITATFAFGYSHSNHTGQLQDFYYSIVSPTIQVKSVGIFLLFSTLQVKKERSRRLLKDLSYSTFGIYLSHLIFRDSVLHQVGITYTFINPYLGIVVTALSCFLLSGVFIYLLSKFKFGKLFT; this comes from the coding sequence TTGGGAAAGTTACCGGAGTCGCTCTGGTTATACAGCCATGGCTTGGAATCGGTGTTTCGGTCTGGGCTGGCCTTGTTCCTGCTTTTGTCTGGCGCCTTGCTGATTCCCCGAGTAGAAAACCCTTTTGCTTTCCTAAAAAAAAGGGTTCTCAGGATATTTCCGGCTTTTATAATCTGGTCCCTGCTGTATGCTTACCTAAACCAAAGACTGTTTAACGTTTCCGTTTTGGAATTGGCGGTTAACATTTGGCAGGGCATGGAAATGCATTTATGGTTTGTTAAGGTCATTCTGGTGTTATATGTGGTCTTAGCGTTTACAGGAAAGGCTATTACCAAAAGCACCTATCAAAATGTGTTGTTTTGTTGGTTGACAGGGCAGACTTTGTTGATGGTAAGTTTGATAGACCAGGAAACCGTTTGGATCATAGAAGCGAGGAATTACCTGGCAGGCTTCCTGTTAATGCTTTTGGGGTTCATGCTCACCAGAACTTACCTACCTGCCAAAAAGTGTAAAAACCTGGGGATGGCATTGACAGCTGCGGGAATTACAGCAACGTTTGCTTTCGGCTACAGCCATTCAAACCACACGGGCCAGCTCCAGGATTTTTACTACAGCATTGTTTCGCCCACCATTCAAGTTAAATCTGTGGGAATCTTTCTTCTTTTCAGCACCTTACAGGTGAAAAAAGAGCGGAGCAGACGTTTACTGAAGGACCTAAGCTATTCCACGTTTGGCATTTACTTAAGCCATTTAATCTTCAGGGATTCTGTTCTGCACCAGGTAGGGATAACGTATACATTTATAAACCCTTATCTTGGGATTGTTGTTACTGCTCTAAGTTGTTTTCTGCTATCAGGGGTATTCATTTACCTCCTGTCTAAATTCAAGTTTGGAAAGCTTTTTACCTAA
- a CDS encoding DUF6728 family protein produces MKGLFDFSEVATYFFRKKDPNRKSNFNLRTMHTINKVSMLMFLFGLMYLVFKLMTR; encoded by the coding sequence ATGAAAGGCCTTTTTGATTTCTCTGAGGTGGCAACCTATTTCTTCCGGAAGAAGGATCCCAACCGTAAATCTAATTTCAACCTCCGCACCATGCACACCATTAACAAGGTGTCCATGCTCATGTTCCTGTTTGGGCTGATGTATCTGGTCTTTAAGCTCATGACTAGATAA